A single region of the Sorghum bicolor cultivar BTx623 chromosome 7, Sorghum_bicolor_NCBIv3, whole genome shotgun sequence genome encodes:
- the LOC8080879 gene encoding uncharacterized protein LOC8080879 produces MEFGRRKPMSLLELCIRKAIDNLRYIESVDGIEMDLLKRILPHCTLEHLTKIEENTKMDLSSVTDPLWKRFYFREFGEEHTNKVIARLKSLKETRSDTKYTWWKLFEARQKKQKQAEDEMVEKFTKKFQAEKAEKQSKQIKLCTKVPPSSKRSFFGGSGPSSLSNCSYKSPMLKKARMEATSQARLQSAIQKNTFARSSQPIRTTSFSGQPVRTTTIHRPNSTITTTKPIHRPNSTITDTKPIHRPNSTITTTKPIHRPNSTITTTKPMVKSRQIQNSKLMEKSRQIQNSRPKF; encoded by the exons ATGGAGTTCGGGAGGAGGAAGCCCATGAGCCTTCTGGAGCTCTGCATCCGGAAGGCCATCGACAACCTCCGCTACATCGAGAGCGTCGACGGCATCGAGATGGATCTGCTCAAGCGCATCCTGCCGCACTGCACGCTGGAGCATCTCACCAAAATCGAGGAGAACACCAAG ATGGATCTTAGCTCGGTAACTGATCCGCTGTGGAAGCGATTCTATTTTCGAGAATTCGGTGAGGAGCATACGAACAAAGTTATCGCGAGACTGAAGAGTCTGAAGGAGACTCGGTCAGACACGAAATACACATGGTGGAAGCTCTTCGAG GCGAGACAAAAGAAACAGAAGCAAGCTGAAGATGAGATGGTTGAGAAATTCACAAAGAAGTTTCAGGCAGAGAAAGCTG AGAAACAAAGCAAACAAATTAAACTTTGTACAAAGGTGCCTCCAAGCAGCAAAAGAAGTTTCTTTGGAG GAAGTGGACCTAGCAGTCTATCCAATTGCAGCTACAAGAGCCCTATGCTGAAAAAGGCTAGGATGGAGGCTACCAG TCAAGCAAGATTGCAATCTGCTATCCAAAAGAACACTTTTGCGAG GTCATCTCAGCCAATAAGGACGACCTCTTTTAGTGGACAGCCAGTGAGAACAACTACCATTCATAGACCCAATTCAACCATCACTACCACCAAACCGATTCATAGACCCAATTCAACCATCACTGACACCAAACCGATTCATAGACCCAATTCAACCATCACTACCACCAAACCGATTCATAGGCCCAATTCAACCATCACTACCACCAAACCGATGGTAAAAAGCAGGCAAATTCAGAACAGCAAACTGATGGAAAAAAGCAGGCAAATTCAAAACAGCAGGCCCAAATTCTAG
- the LOC8069661 gene encoding 7-deoxyloganetin glucosyltransferase, whose amino-acid sequence MPQPHVVVVPYPGSGNINPALQLALLLRHHGVFVTFVVTEHNLRRAQAAATEEGAVSGCDDDAFRIETIPDGLVDADRDQQDYDLGLSKATTHRCAAPLRELVARLRGGGGGATPDVPPVTCVLPTALMSFALEVARELGVPSMVLWTSSAAALMGHMRLRELRERGYLPLKDDSCLTNGYLETTMIDWIPGMPPISLGDISSFVRTTDPDDFGLWFNDTEANNCTKAGALVVNTFDALEPDVLAALRAEYPRVYTVGPLGSLLRLRHHDDDEAAAAAGGGSLDLSLWKHDTECLAWLDAQAPGSVVYANFGSLTVVTAAQLAEFAWGLAATGRPFLWVIREDLVAVAGGGPAAALLPPAFAAETAERGRVAAWCPQERVLRHRAVGCFLTHNGWNSTCECLAAGVPMVCWPVFADQFTVCKYVCEVWGVGRRLDAEVRREQVAARVGEVMESEEVRSSAARWKAVAEEAAGAGGSSHENLLGAVAALGVSSLNSAEA is encoded by the exons ATGCCGCAGCCGCACGTCGTGGTGGTGCCCTACCCGGGCTCCGGCAACATCAACCCGGCGCTGCAGCTGGCCCTGCTTCTGCGCCACCACGGCGTCTTCGTCACCTTCGTCGTCACCGAGCACAACCTCCGCCGCGCCCAGGCCGCCGCCACCGAGGAGGGCGCCGTGAGCGGTTGCGACGACGACGCGTTCCGGATCGAGACCATCCCGGACGGGCTGGTGGACGCCGACCGCGACCAGCAGGACTACGACCTCGGCCTGTCCAAGGCCACCACCCACCGGTGCGCGGCGCCGCTGAGGGAGCTCGTCGCGCggctccgcggcggcggcggcggcgcgacgcCCGACGTGCCTCCCGTCACGTGTGTGCTGCCCACGGCGCTCATGAGCTTCGCCCTGGAGGTGGCCCGAGAGCTCGGcgtccccagcatggtgctctGGACCAGCAGCGCGGCGGCGCTCATGGGCCACATGAGGCTCCGGGAGCTCAGGGAAAGAGGCTACCTACCACTCAAAG ATGACAGCTGCTTAACGAACGGCTACCTAGAGACGACGATGATCGACTGGATCCCCGGCATGCCGCCGATCAGCCTCGGCGACATCTCCAGCTTCGTCCGCACCACCGATCCCGACGATTTCGGCCTGTGGTTCAACGACACCGAGGCCAACAACTGCACCAAGGCCGGCGCGCTCGTCGTCAACACGTTCGACGCCCTTGAGCCGGACGTCCTCGCCGCCCTCCGTGCCGAGTACCCGCGCGTCTACACCGTCGGGCCGCTGGGCTCCCTTCTCCGCCTCCGGCACCACGACGACGatgaggccgccgccgccgccggcggcggctcgCTTGACCTGAGCCTGTGGAAGCACGACACCGAGTGCCTGGCGTGGCTGGACGCGCAGGCGCCGGGCTCCGTCGTGTACGCCAACTTCGGCAGCCTGACGGTGGTCACCGCGGCGCAGCTGGCGGAGTTCGCGTGGGGCCTCGCGGCGACGGGCCGCCCGTTCCTGTGGGTCATCAGGGAGGacctcgtcgccgtcgccggcggcgggccggcggcggcgctgctgccGCCGGCGTTCGCGGCGGAGACGGCGGAGCGGGGCCGCGTGGCCGCGTGGTGCCCGCAGGAGCGGGTGCTGCGGCACCGCGCCGTGGGGTGCTTCCTGACGCACAACGGGTGGAACTCCACGTGCGAGTGCCTCGCCGCCGGCGTGCCGATGGTGTGCTGGCCGGTGTTCGCGGACCAGTTCACCGTCTGCAAGTACGTGTGCGAGGTGTGGGGCGTGGGGCGCCGGCTGGACGCGGAGGTGAGGAGGGAGCAGGTCGCTGCGCGTGTCGGCGAGGTGATGGAGAGCGAGGAGGTCCGGAGCAGCGCGGCGAGGTGGAAGGCGGTGGCCGAGGAAgctgccggcgccggcgggtCGTCGCACGAGAACCTGCTGGGCGCGGTGGCAGCGCTCGGGGTCAGCTCGCTCAACTCCGCCGAGGCATGA